The following are from one region of the Fusarium verticillioides 7600 chromosome 1, whole genome shotgun sequence genome:
- a CDS encoding FK506-binding protein 2, with translation MKAALLLSAVASAAVGVVAEDLKIDVTLPVVCDRKTQKGDRVQMHYRGTLKDSGKQFDASYDRGTPLDFVVGSGQVIRGWDEGLLDMCIGEKRLLTIPPEYGYGQRAIGPIPAGSTLVFETELVGIQGVPKPEKIETKVVEGAETAAEAISEAVESAASATKNVAGKVAQAVADAADAAKTIIADTDDAPEHEEL, from the exons ATGAAGgccgccctcctcctctccgCCGTCGCCTCTGCCGCCGTTGGCGTTGTCGCCGAGGACCTCAAGATTGACGTTACTCTTCCTGTCGTCTGCGACCGCAAGACACAGAAGGGTGACAGGGTCCAAATGCACTACCGTGGCACCCTTAAGGATTCGGGGAAACAATTTGACGCCA GCTACGACCGTGGCACTCCTCTTGACTTCGTCGTTGGCTCTGGTCAGGTCATCAGGGG ATGGGACGagggtcttcttgacatgtGTATTGGCGAGAAGCG ACTTTTGACTATTCCGCCTGAGTACGGCTACGGCCAGCGAGCCATTGGCCCTATTCCTGCCGGTTCTACCCTGG TTTTCGAGACAGAGCTGGTGGGAATTCAAGGCGTCCCCAAGCCCGAGAAGATCGAGACAAAGGTTGTCGAGGGTGCCGAGACTGCCGCCGAAGCTATCagtgaggctgttgagtctgCCGCATCTGCCACCAAGAATGTTGCTGGTAAGGTTGCTCAGGCTGTCGccgatgctgctgatgccgCCAAGACCATCATTGCAGACACTGATGACGCCCCCGAGCACGAGGAGCTGTAA
- a CDS encoding DNA polymerase kappa subunit: MSSTDQAEEQPPLQSTEKPSGAEKETNHVSRDTPETAEDDAFKTLKYSLLGPSLLKAGQDKVDQTKVSEIIYNASKGSKFFSREEERDKVLTQKIEQIVARKAQLEKRDLTRDLRNADRLIAELELTRDLTQHIVHVDCDAFYAAVEQLDRPEIKDLPFAVGGGVLTTCNYVARKFGCRSGMAGFVAKRLCPSLILLKPNFQKYNAKAHEVREVLVNYDPRFESASIDEAYLNITEYCHEHEMDPAEAVEQMRQEVHQKTNITVSAGIAANAKLAKICSNMNKPNGQYVLSSDRPTIMAFMRDLPTRKVNGIGRVLERELLEIGIKTCGDLYEHRQYLNPLFGDKTSEFLFTCYLGLGRTKIQPAEEYERKSVGTESTFRDMSDPTQLREKLRATAEELEQDMKRAECKGRTLCLKIKLHTFEVFTRQVVLPRAICLADDLYNYALPILTKLEQEMPGMKLRLMGLRCTHLVSTKRPDAMAFFGFRPRRTDSEDRPQDGTLKRKASDGDREWEQWPGADLQLDDPDGLLEGSSCNQDTPDQSPGRRHGKEIAPNPTKENAAEEQWWDCPICSRPQAADERQFNEHIDLCLSRQTIREAVQADGPSIKRDPTPEIKKPRMTEKKRGRPKVPDPKQRQLFFG, translated from the exons ATGAGCTCAACTGATCAAGCGGAGGAGCAACCTCCATTACAGTCAACAGAGAAACCTTCAGGAGCTGAAAAGGAAACAAATCATGTCAGCAGAGACACCCCTGAGACTGCAGAGGACGATGCTTTCAAAACTCTCAAATATTCCCTTCTAGGACCATCGTTGCTAAAAGCAGGACAAGATAAGGTTGATCAAACTAAA GTTTCTGAAATCATCTACAACGCTTCCAAAGGatccaagttcttcagccgcgaagaagaacgagacAAGGTCCTCACACAGAAGATTGAACAAATTGTCGCACGAAAGGCTCAACTCGAGAAGAGGGACCTGACTCGAGACTTGCGCAATGCAGACCGTCTGATTGCCGAACTTGAACTCACTCGCGACCTCACTCAGCACATCGTCCATGTGGACTGTGACGCATTCTACGCAGCTGTGGAGCAACTTGATCGCCCCGAAATAAAGGACCTCCCTTTCGCAGTTGGTGGCGGCGTTTTGACCACTTGCAATTATGTTGCGCGCAAGTTCGGCTGCCGGTCAGGCATGGCTGGCTTTGTGGCAAAAAGATTATGtccaagcttgatcttgctaaAGCCAAACTTCCAGAAATACAATGCAAAAGCGCATGAGGTGAGAGAGGTGCTGGTCAACTACGACCCCCGGTTCGAGAGCGCTAGTATCGATGAGGCATACTTAAATATCACCGAATACTGCCACGAGCACGAGATGGACCCAGCGGAAGCTGTTGAACAGATGCGGCAAGAAGTTCATCAGAAGACAAATATCACTGTCTCTGCGGGCATTGCTGCTAACGCAAAACTCGCAAAGATCTGTTCAAATATGAACAAACCCAATGGGCAATACGTCTTATCTAGCGATCGGCCAACAATTATGGCCTTCATGCGCGACCTACCTACCCGGAAAGTCAACGGTATAGGGAGAGTCCTCGAGAGAGAACTGCTAGAGATTGGTATCAAGACTTGTGGTGATCTCTACGAGCATCGACAATATCTCAACCCACTTTTTGGTGACAAAACCTCAGAGTTCCTGTTCACATGCTACTTAGGTCTTGGTCGAACCAAAATTCAGCCAGCAGAAGAGTATGAGCGCAAAAGCGTTGGCACTGAGAGTACATTCCGCGATATGTCGGATCCTACACAGCTGAGAGAAAAATTACGAGCAACAGCGGAAGAGTTGGAGCAGGACATGAAGCGCGCTGAATGTAAAGGCCGCACACTCTGTCTTAAAATCAAACTTCACACATTCGAGGTCTTCACTCGGCAAGTCGTCCTACCAAGAGCTATATGCCTTGCAGACGACCTGTACAACTACGCTCTGCCCATTCTCACCAAGTTGGAGCAAGAGATGCCCGGCATGAAACTTCGATTGATGGGTCTGAGATGCACACATCTCGTCAGTACCAAAAGGCCTGATGCTATGGCCTTCTTCGGCTTTCGGCCCCGAAGGACAGATTCAGAGGACCGCCCGCAAGACGGAACCCTGAAAAGAAAAGCGAGTGATGGTGACAGAGAATGGGAACAGTGGCCAGGAGCTGATCTTCAACTTGACGACCCAGATGGCTTGCTTGAGGGCTCTTCTTGTAACCAGGATACTCCAGATCAATCACCAGGCCGAAGACACGGCAAGGAGATCGCCCCTAATCCTACAAAAGAGAACGCTGCAGAAGAGCAGTGGTGGGACTGTCCCATCTGCAGCAGACCGCAAGCGGCCGATGAGCGGCAGTTCAACGAACATATAGACCTTTGCCTGTCGAGGCAGACAATTCGTGAGGCTGTACAGGCAGATGGCCCGTCAATAAAACGTGACCCGACGCCTGAAATCAAGAAGCCACGGatgacagagaagaagagagggaggcCGAAGGTGCCTGATCCGAAGCAGAGACAGTTGTTCTTTGGATAA
- a CDS encoding minor allergen Alt a 7, translated as MAPKIAIVYYSMYGHIKQLAEAEKAGIEKAGGSADLFQVPETLPEDVLAKMHAPPKPTDVPTLDDPSVLEGYDAFLLGIPTRYGNFPAQWKAFWDKTGKQWASGGFWGKMAGIFVSTASQGGGQETTAQNAISTLTHHGIIYVPFGYAKAFGVLTDLSEVRGGSAWGAGTFAGGDGSRQPSAKELELAQIQGENFYQTVAKFTG; from the exons atggctcccAAGATCGCCATCGTCTAC TACTCCATGTACGGCCACATCAAGCAGCTGGCcgaagctgagaaggccggtattgagaaggctggcgGCTCTGCCGACCTCTTCCAGGTCCCCGAGACCCTCCCCGAGGATGTCCTCGCCAAGATGCATGCTCCTCCCAAGCCCACCGATGTCCCTACCCTCGACGACCCCTCCGTCCTTGAGGGCTACGATGCCTTCCTCCTTGGTATCCCCACCCGTTACGGAAATTTCCCCGCCCAGTGGAAGGCCTTCTGggacaagactggcaagCAGTGGGCTTCCGGTGGTTTCTGGGGCAAGATGGCTGGTATCTTCGTCTCTACCGCCTCTCAGGGTGGTGGTCAGGAGACTACTGCTCAGAACGCTATCTCGACCCTCACTCACCACGGCATCATCTATGTCCCCTTCGGTTACGCCAAGGCTTTCGGTGTCCTGACTGATCTCTCCGAGGTTCGCGGTGGCAGTGCCTGGGGCGCCGGTACCTtcgctggtggtgacggtTCTCGCCAGCCCTCtgccaaggagctcgagCTTGCTCAGATCCAGGGAGAGAACTTCTACCAGACTGTTGCCAAGTTCACCGGTTGA